TGGGGCCGGCTGTTTGGCGGGTGCCGCTACACTGGTTCGCCCAAGCTGGCTGCTGTTTGCACCCGTGTCGCTGATCGTTGGCTTACTCTCGGGACGCAATCTTGGCAGGCATGTCGCTCTGGGATCAACCGCGCTCGTCGGTTTGGCCGTGGTTATGGCGCCATGGTGGATTCGCAACTATCAGGTCACTGGCCATTTCATTCCCACGACGCTCCAAGTGGGCGCCAGTTTGTACGACGGACTGAACCCGCGGGCCACAGGCGCGAGCGACATGTCGTTCGTCCCCGAGTTCGCAGCTGACGAAGCGCGGGAACCGGGCGATGACGAGACTTTGGAATACCGGCTCGATCGTCGACTGCAAACTGCCTCGCTGGCCTGGTCCGAAACGCATCCCGGTCGTGTTTTGCAATTGGCAGCAATCAAGGGGCTGCGGCTATGGAATGTTTGGCCTAACGAGCCCGAGTTTCGCAGTTGGCCTCTGCGCCTCGCAGTATTCGCCACATATGTCCCGGTATTTTTGCTGGCCATCGTCGGCGTATGGCGTTTCACGCCGAGCGGTTGGCCTTACGCGTTGTGCTGGCTGCCGGCAGCCTACTTCACACTGCTGCACATGATTTTCGTTAGTTCGATTCGCTATCGCGATCCGGCCATGCTGCCGCTGGCCGTGCTGGCCGCCGGAACATTGGTATATCGTCAGGCACGCGTCGTAGAACAGGCAGCCAAGTCGGGAGGAACGGCGCCGCGGATTCGCGCGGCGGAGAGTTGACGGGCATGCGAGCGGGCGAGTCCGTTAGGAATGCATGTGATCAATGACCATTCGAACGTGAGCAAGGAAGCTCCAGATTCTCAAGCCGACCATCAACTTCTGTTGGTTCTTCTTCAAATGGGGAGTGGTAGCCGCCGTGATCGGCGCGCTGGCCACGGTGCCCTATTTTTATCGTCGGCTGGACGAAACGGTGCGCCGCAAGGTTGAGACGATCTTTGCAACTCATTATCAAGGCCTGCACGTCACTGTGCATTCCGCGTCGCTAACCAGCGGAGGCATTCAGGTACGAGGCGTGTCGATTGTCGATCCCCAGGCAGCAGGTCCGCACGCCGAACTGGCATACCTTGACGAACTGTTTCTGTCGTGCAAAACCGATCTGGCCACGCTGCTGCAGGCGACGCCGCAAATCGAGGAGGTCGTCTCGCGCCGCCCAACAATTCGCGCGACGCGCCGGCCCGATGGGTCATGGAGCACAAGCCGGTTGTTTCCTCTCCCCAAGCTTGGCGATCAGCCGCCTGTCATAGTGATTGAGGGGGCCACGCTGGAACTGTTCGACCCCTTGGGCGAAACGCCGAGGGCCTTTACGGTACGCGACGGTTATTTCAACGTGTCGCCGCACAACGGCCCGGTGCCGCCCGGCGGCCGCGCCCCGTTCAACGTGACGGGTTATTTCGCGGCCGAAAGCATCCGACGGGTCGAGCTGGCGGGCAACTTCAATCCCGCGGGGGGCGCCTGGGAATTTAGCGGACTTGTCGATAGCCTCGAGGTCACGCCCGAACTGGTTCGCAATCTGCCCTGCGAGTGTCCTCAGGGATTAAACTTGCTGGAGACGCTGCGAGGCCAGGTCCACGGCAAGTTCGCCGTGCGGTACGACGCAGCCGCGCCGACCCCTTGGAACTATTCGGTCACCGGCCAGCTCAATCGCGGACGTCTCGACGATTCTCGCCTGCCGCACGCGCTGACCGAGCTTCGCACAGACTTCAAGGCTGACTCGAACGGGTTCGCCATCGAAAATCTGACAGCCAACAGTGGACCCGCCACGATCGAGCTGGCCATGCGCCGCGAGGGTTTTGGCGAAAGCGCGCCGCTGACGGTTGTCGCCAAAGCCAAGCAGCTCAGGCTCGATCGACAGTTGTCGGCGATTTTGCCCGCCTCGTGGCAGGATTTATGGCAGCAGTCTTTGCCCGGCGGTGAAATCGACTTGGATGCGAAGCTTCACTTCGACGGTATCGCCTGGACGCCCGACGTAGCGATAGCGTGCCACGACGTCGCCCTCACGTATCCAAAATTCCCCTATCGCCTCGAGCACGGCACGGGCCAGATCACACTACGGAATAACGTCCTCTCGATCGAGGAAATGACGGCTTACAGTGGCGGCGAGCAAATTCGCCTGCGCGGGGAAATCCACCAACCCGGCGAAGGATGGACGGGCTTCTTTACTGTCGACACCCGAAATCTGGCCGTGGACCAAAAGCTGATCGTCGCGCTTCCGGAAAAGCCCCGCGCGATTGTGGAATCGCTCCACCCACGCGGATCGATCGGTTTGTTCGTGCATTACTGGCGCCAGGCCGGCGCGCCGGTACACAATCGCTTGTCGATCAGCCTCAACGGCTGCGACCTGCGCTACGACAAATTTCCGTATCCCTTGCATAATGTGCGCGGCAACGTCGAGGCGAACGATCAATTCTGGACATTTCAGGACCTGCGAGGGACAAACGATACAGGGCTGGTTCGTTGCCAGGGGGACATGAAGCCCGGCCCGGACGGCGACGTGCTCATTCTGCACTTCGCTGGCCAGAACGTACCGCTCGAGGAAGAGCTGCGCGACGCGTTGCGCCCCTCGGCGCGGCAACTGTGGAATGAAATCAATCCCACGGGCGCGGTCGACTTGCACGTCGATGTCGAGCATCGCACAACTTGGACCGACCCCAGCATTCGCGTCAACGCCACGCCTGTAAAGGACATTGTGGCCATTCAGCCGCGCTATTTTCCTTACCGGTTGGAAAAGCTCAGCGGCGAGTTCGACTACGAAAACGGCCGCGTCGCACTCAGGCGCCTCGCGGCCGAGCACGGTCCCAACACGCGCATGACCGCTCCGCGCGGCAGCTGCGAAGTCGACGCCTCCGGCGGCTGGCACCTGCGTATCGAGAACCTGCATTGCGGCCGGCTCACGTTGGATCGCGATCTTGTGCAGGCGCTGCCAGCGCGTTTGAAAAAAGTCCTCACGGAAATGCAGCTGTCGGGTCCCATGTCGGTAAGGGGACAATTCGACTTGGGAAGCGGTGGCCGTCAAGGGGAACCGCTAAGGGCCTCCTGGGATCTCGGCGTCGATTTGCAACAGGTGCGGCTGGCCTATGGCGTGCCCTTGGAGAACATTAATGGCCAACTGCTATTGGCAGGCGAATTCGACGGACAGCAGCTCCATTCGCGGGGGGAATTGAATCTCGACTCACTCACCTGCAAGGATTTTCAATTCACCGAATTGCGCGGGCCATTGTGGATCGACGACGCCCGCCTGCTATTGGGCGGCACTGTCGCGCCTCCTCCGGGCCAACAGCCGCGAACGATTACGATGCGCTGCTGTGGCGGATCGGTCCAGACAGACGGCTGGGTCTCGTTCGGGCCGGGATCGCAATACAACTTCGACACGGTCGTCGTTCAGGCGCAGTTGGCGCGGGCCGCGCAAGAAGTTCTAGCCGGGCGACAAAAACTTAGCGGCGATTTGTCCGCGCGAGCCAACTTTCACGGTCAAGGCTCCAACTCGGCACTGCTGGCAGGCAGTGGGCACGTCGAACTTCGTAATGCCGATATTTATCAGTTGCCGGCCATGGTTTCGCTGCTGAAGATTCTCAGCATGCGCGTGCCGGATACGCATGCCTTCTCCAAAAGCGATATCGACTTCAAACTCGAAGGAGGCCATGTCTATTTCGACCGTCTCAATTTTAGCGGTGACGCGATCAGCCTCCGCGGTACGGGCGAGATGGGTCTCGACAAGAATTTGCAGCTGATGTTCTATACCGTTGTCGGGCGCGATCAGTGGCGTGTGCCCCTGGTGAGCGAGGTGCTAGGTGGCGCCAGCCAGCAGCTCATGGCTATTTACGTCGAGGGGCCTATCAATCATCCCGAAGTTCACAAACAAGCCCTGCCTGCCGTCAACGAGGCGCTGCAAGAGATACAGAACGAATTGCAAAATATGGGCGCGCCGGCGGCAGCAACGTCGGCGGGCAATCCACCGCCGAATGGTCGTAGCGCGCCACTGCAACGACGTTAACGCTTCCAGAACAGCGGCCGGACCGAAGAATCGGCATTCACGTATGAGCATAGGACCGACGTCGCCTATCCTTGATGCGACCGGCACGCTCGCGCAGCCCAAAGCTGCCGAAGTCGCGCGCGCCCAGCAGGAGTCCTCGAGCCACGCGCGGCAGATCGACAGTCATGCTCGATCCGAGGCCGCCGCCGGCATTGCAGCCCCGGACGACGAGATCAGCGTCACCGATGAACGCGATTCGGACGGCCGCCGCCCGTGGGAAGCTCCCGCGCCGAAGGACAAGGGGGCGAGTGCATCGCCTCCGGCTCCAGTCGCCGGAAAGAAGGACCTCGGCGGTGCGCTGGATCTGACGGCTTAACAGCGCCAATAGGCTCCCTGACCGGGATATATGGCGCCAACTGCTCGTCTATGCCCGGCCCTGCGGATCGGATGGCTTGATTTCCCTCCCCCGGGCGTCAAAACTTCAAATAGGGCCGCCCCTGCGGTGCGTAGCTGGCGGGTGTCCCTTTTGTCTGGGCAGGACGACGCCCCCCACGAGCCAACACCAACCGTAACACGTCCGATGCAAAGATAAGAACATGTCGAACCCCGCGTCATCGCAGGCCGTGCTGGATCGCGAATTCCTCGAGGTCCGCGCCCGCGTGTTGGAAATCGCCGCCGCGCTCGACCGCTTGGATCGGGCCGATGGGCCGATCGCGGCCGATGCCCGCGTAACCGGCATCAATAAGGCTCTCGATGTCCTGCGCACGGCTCATAGCAACCGCGCCGAGCAAGTGCAGCTGATCTTCTCCCGCTCCTATGACCAGCGGTGGCGGACGGCGTTGGGAGTAATAGAGCGATAACCAAACAAACGCATTACAACTCTTAACCACCCGCAGCGCTGTCGATAAATCGTGGCGCCACGCCTGCGTAGCCCAGTGAGAACCGCACAGAGATCTCTAGTTCATGTATTATATCGATCCGCATATTCACATGGTCTCGCGCGTCACCGACGACTACGAGACCTTGGCCAAGATGGGGTGCGTGGCCGTTAGCGAGCCCGCGTTCTGGGCCGGCTTCGACCGCGGCAGCGTGGATGGCTTTCGCGATTATTTCCGGCAACTGACCGAGTTCGAGCGCAAGCGGGCCGGTTGGTATCGCATACAGCATTTCACCTGGCTGTGCATCAACGCCAAAGAGGCCGAGAATGTCAGCCTGTCGCGCGAAGTGATCGCCATGATCCCCGAGTTCCTGGACCGGCCGGGCGTGCTGGGCATCGGCGAAATCGGGCTGAACAAGAACACCCGCAACGAGTCGATTATCTTCCTCGAACATTTGGACCTGGCCGCCAGGACCAACGAGCAGATTCTGATTCACACGCCGCACCTGGAAGATAAGTACCAGGGTACGCGGATGATCCTCGACATGCTCTGCGACGATCGCCGGCTGGATCACAGCCGCGTGCTGGTTGATCACGTCGAGGAGCACACGATTCGCCCCGTGCTGGAAGCGGGCTTTTGGGCCGGTATGACGCTCTATCCCGTCAGCAAGTGTACGCCGCAGCGAGCCGTCGACATGATCGAGATCTACGGACCTGAGCGACTGCTGGTTAATTCCGCAGGCGATTGGGGCCCGTCGAAGCCGACGGCCGTACCCGACTTCATTATGGCGATGCGGATGCGCGGCCATCCAGAATCGCTCATCCGACGAATCGTATACGAGAATCCGCTGGAATTCTTCGGCCAAAGCCGCGGATTTCAATTCACCCCTCCTGAACTGCCGGAAGCGGCGGAGTTGTAAGCAGCAATTCGCGGCGCCGTGGCTCTGCTGAATCGCCGTCGTCGGCGCAGCTCTCTGGCTGCCGCGTCACACTCCAAACTGCCGCAGCACCAGGTCACACACATCGGTGTCGGCCAGCACGCGCCCGATTAGTACTCCGGGCTGCGAAGAGACGATCACGCCGCGTTGCGCATCCTCGCGCGCTGGCGCCCCGTGCGAACCGCGCACCAGCGTGGCATCGAGCGGGATGCCGGGCGCCGGGCGCATGCCCCCTTTTCCGGCCGGCGGGCCTGACGGAGCGCCGCTCAGCGCTGGCCCCGCCCCCTGACCTTGGCCCGGTTTAGAGTGGGATTCCTGGCCGCCTTCTTTGGCCTTGGCAGCCATCGCCGCCATGGCTTGCAATGTGGCCTTGTCGAAGAACAACTCCACCGGGTCATAGCCCGGCTTGCGATGAATATCCACGGTGCGCGCAAACGCAGGCGCTCGGGCATCATCGAGCCAATAGTAATAGGCCTGCCAACTATTCGGCGTCGAGACCAACACGACATCTCCGGCACGCTCGTGATTCAATCCGTAGCTGGCCTGGCCTTCGGCGAGCAACACCTCGGCGACACCCTCCTGACCCTGGAAAAGTTCGGCCACCTGCCGAATCGTCGCCGGATCGCGGTCGCGCACAAAGATGTGCGAAAACTGATGATCGACCATTGCCCAAGCTTTGCTGTGGGTCAGATCGAGATGCTCGCCGTCGTCGCGCGCATCAACTGTTAGCAAGCCCGCCTGTCGTAGCACGCGATTGGGATATGTCACGTGATCGACCGGCACAATGGCGTATTCGCTGGCCACCAGCCACAGCGGCTCTGGCAGGCCATAAGCTTTGCGAAATTCCGTCAACAACCGGCCCAAGACTTCGTCGAGCGCCGCGACTGCGGCCGCGGCCTCAGGGCTATCGGGCCCGTTCTTTTGCGCCGCGTAGTCCAAATGCGGCAAGTAAATGTAGAAAAAGTCGGGGCGCCAGGCGCGGGCGGCGTGGATGGCCGAATCAACGATCCAGGCGCTCGACTTGATATTGGCTATCGGCCCCCAAAAATGTTGCAACGGAAAATGTCCTAGTGTGTCGCGCAGCTCGCCATACAGCTCAGTGGGCTTGGTGTAGCACCACAGCGACTCGCTGCCGTCAGGGTTGTGGATGGGCGCTGGCGTGCAAATGTAGTCGGCGCCGCACCCCTTGCTGTGCAGCGGAAACCAAACAGCCGAGGTGATGCTGGCGTCATGGTCGTGCAGTTGGTCCCAGATCTGCGGCTTCAAAATGCACTCGTTCCAGGCCGTCCACATCTCGATTTCTACTTTGTCGCGCCAATAGAAACCGTTGGCGACCACGCCATGCTCGTTGGCCAGCGATCCCGTGGTCATGGCCGCCTGCACCGGACATGTCACGCAAGGAAAACTTGGCGCAAGCGCTGCCTGCTCTCCGGACGCCGCCAAGCGCGCGAGATTCGGCATGGCACCGATATCCTGCGCCCGTAATCCAGGAATCGACAGCAGCACAACTTGATCGCGCATGATCATGGTCTCAGCCAGGTGACGTATTGCAGAGTACTTGCGTCCAGGCGCGGGCGAAACTGCTAGCATCGCCGCGCTCGACTGCGTGCGGCAGCATCATCCTCGATGCCAGCACGCGCCGGCGATTATTGCCGAAATCTGGGGCGTGTGGGAGAGCCGCGCACGACTTTGTCGATTGGCGCGATCATTCCGACACGATGATTAGGATTTCGCGACAGAGGAAAACCTTGTACGCCTTACAGGTCACCGATAAACTACCTTTCACCAGAATCAAACCTCGCATGCCTCTCCGTCGTACTGTCCGTACCGGACGAGACATCACACGCACACCACGCCGCCGGTAAAGGCGGTCCTGCACCGGAGAAAACCAAATGAGAGCGACCTTGGCCGCCTTGGCTGTCGTACTGTTGGGCGCGGCGTCCGCCGTTGCCGGCACGTATCGCATCGACGCACTGCAATCGACCTTGCCGATCAACTATCCCGTTTACGCGCCGGTTTCGCAGGTGCCCATGATGGTGCAAGCGCCGATCATGGCGCCCGCGCCAGTGATCGCGCCCGCTCCGGTCGTCGTACAAAGCCCCATTATGATGCCTGCCCCGGTCATCGCCCCGGCGCCTGTAGTGAGCTACTACGCACCAGCCCCGGTGTACTACGCTCCGGTTCGTGCCCGCACGATCATTCGCCCCTGGGGCGCTCGCACCGTCTATCGTTACTGGTAAGCGGATGGCGGCAAATTAAATGAAGCCTCGCGGGGCGCACTTTGCTGTGCGCCCCGTTTTTTTGCGCTTTGCGTGCTACTCGCGGTGCGGCCTCGGATGAGATTTCCCTGTTTTTGGTTCGGATTTACGGTGCTCACGCGGTTATTTGGAATCTATGGATGATGGTGTTTCATGGCCCGCCCGGCACAACCCTGTGAAAGGGCCGTTGCTCGCTTCTGGCCGTCCGAACCTACGTGAACGACTTTGCAAATGACGGTGCGACCGTGGAATGCCCTGAACGCATCCAGTAGCATGAAGTACATTCGCGGCCGACGACCGGCCCGTTCCGGTTTCTTAAAACTCATGGCCAGTGTCTTTTCGGACAGCGTCCGACAGGGCAAGAGCGTTTCGCGGTCCGACTAGTCTCGCCACCATGAAACATGGCAAACAGGATTCGATGCCTCGCGCAGCGAATGTCCGATTGCGAGCCCTCGGCCCAGTGAAGTACGCTCCCTCTGGTGCGCGCGACCTGCTCTTAGCGGTCGTAATGTTCGGCGTGGTATTCGCGGTCTACGGCGGCTCGCTCGATGCGCCGTTCATTTTCGACGATAACGCCACAATCGTGCACAACCGCTCGATCGAGCGGTTGTGGCCCTTGCTTCGTACCGCGGGGCGAAATGGCCCCTTAAATCCCTCGGCCGAGACTCCCGTGCACGGTCGGCCTGCGGTCAATCTGTCGCTGGCGGTGAACTATTGGTTCGGCAAGCTAAATCCCCGCGGCTATCGCCTGATTAACATCGGGCTGCATGCGATGTCAGCGATTTTGCTGTGGCTGATCGTGCGACGAACCCTGCAACTTGATTTTTTTCAGGACAAGTTCGCTCATTTGACAGGTTCGTTGTCTTTCGCCTGCGCGGTGATGTGGGCACTGCATCCGCTGAACACGGAATCGGTCGTGTACGTGACGCAGCGGACTGAGCTTATGATGGGTTTCTTTTATCTGGCCACGATCTACTCCTGCCTGCGCTATTGGGAAGCCGAGCTTCTTGTCAAACGGCGCACCTGGATGATGGCGGCTGTCGCGGCCGACCTGCTCGGAATGCTCAGTAAAGAGTCGATGGCCACGGCGCCTTTGATGGTGCTGCTCTACGATCGCACTTTCATCAGAGGATCGATCTGGCGCGCCTGGCGCGAGTCCTGGCCATTGTACGTAGGATTGACGCTGACTTGGATCGTGCCGGTGGTGCTCAACTTGTCTGGATCGCGGACACCAATGGTGGGCTTCGGTCTGGGTGTCAGTGCGTGGGAGTGGTGGCTCACGCAAGCAAAAGTGCTGTTTATATACTTGAAGCTAGCGATTTGGCCTTGGCCGTTGCTGATACATTACGAGATGCCCTATCTGCAGACGATCTCACAAGCGTGGCCGTGGGTCGTTGGCGCCGCGCTGCAAGCCGCTGTCACAATGTTGTTGCTATGGCGGCGATTTGCCGTGGGCTTCGCGAGTGCGTGGTTGCTGGTTGCGCTGTCGCCGACGATCGTGATCCCGCTCGTCTCTAGCGTGGCTGCCGAGCGGCGCATGTACGTGCCGCTGATGGCAATCGTGTGCGTCGCCGTCGCCGGGGGATATATCCTTTTGGCACCTTGCCTGATGTTTCTATCCAGTCGCCGGCAAGGGCCGTCGACTTGGCGCGTCGGGAATGTCACCGTCGCGGCCGCGCTGTCTGTGGCAACTTTTTTTGGCTTGGTCAGCGTTCGTCGGTTGGCGATGTACGGGGATGAATTAACTCTCTGGTTGGATGCCGAAAAATACGAGCCGGACAGCCTTATGGTGCAAACCAGCATCGGGACCGCCCTCGACAACGCCGGTCGACACGAGGAAGCCTTGGCTCGGTTCGAAAAATTGACTCGTGAGCATCCCGACGAGTTTCTGCCTCACTACAATTTGGCCCGCTTACTCGAGAGTGCACATCGACTGCCAGAGGCCCAAGAGCACGCCGCGAGTGTGGTGCGACTGAGGCCGGACTTTGGCGGCGGTCACTACAGTCTGGGCCGTCTCTTGGAACGTGCAGGCGAAACTCAGCGCGCGCAACAGGAATACGAAGAGGCGTTGCGCCGGTATCCAGATTTTCCTATGGCGCATTATGCTCTGGGATGCTTGCTCGAAAAGGAAGGTGATACGCCCGCCGCGCAATTGCACTTCGAGGAAGCGATAAGTTTGTATCCACAGTTTCCTTCCGCGCATCG
The Pirellulales bacterium genome window above contains:
- a CDS encoding glycosyltransferase family 39 protein; its protein translation is MNTPDKLFRSPLLWLLVAALAVRLLGGIWWQARLPADRRFAFGDSDSYWTLAGAIARGDPYEFGSPPAKVFRTPGYPLVLAGLFLAYGAEPPVAAARLLNAVLGTCAVAGVYGLAVRLFDRRTALIAAGIIAFYPGAIGISVFVLSEAAFCPLLIAQLIIATAAWQSASAKGALALAIGAGCLAGAATLVRPSWLLFAPVSLIVGLLSGRNLGRHVALGSTALVGLAVVMAPWWIRNYQVTGHFIPTTLQVGASLYDGLNPRATGASDMSFVPEFAADEAREPGDDETLEYRLDRRLQTASLAWSETHPGRVLQLAAIKGLRLWNVWPNEPEFRSWPLRLAVFATYVPVFLLAIVGVWRFTPSGWPYALCWLPAAYFTLLHMIFVSSIRYRDPAMLPLAVLAAGTLVYRQARVVEQAAKSGGTAPRIRAAES
- a CDS encoding AsmA-like C-terminal region-containing protein, which produces MIGALATVPYFYRRLDETVRRKVETIFATHYQGLHVTVHSASLTSGGIQVRGVSIVDPQAAGPHAELAYLDELFLSCKTDLATLLQATPQIEEVVSRRPTIRATRRPDGSWSTSRLFPLPKLGDQPPVIVIEGATLELFDPLGETPRAFTVRDGYFNVSPHNGPVPPGGRAPFNVTGYFAAESIRRVELAGNFNPAGGAWEFSGLVDSLEVTPELVRNLPCECPQGLNLLETLRGQVHGKFAVRYDAAAPTPWNYSVTGQLNRGRLDDSRLPHALTELRTDFKADSNGFAIENLTANSGPATIELAMRREGFGESAPLTVVAKAKQLRLDRQLSAILPASWQDLWQQSLPGGEIDLDAKLHFDGIAWTPDVAIACHDVALTYPKFPYRLEHGTGQITLRNNVLSIEEMTAYSGGEQIRLRGEIHQPGEGWTGFFTVDTRNLAVDQKLIVALPEKPRAIVESLHPRGSIGLFVHYWRQAGAPVHNRLSISLNGCDLRYDKFPYPLHNVRGNVEANDQFWTFQDLRGTNDTGLVRCQGDMKPGPDGDVLILHFAGQNVPLEEELRDALRPSARQLWNEINPTGAVDLHVDVEHRTTWTDPSIRVNATPVKDIVAIQPRYFPYRLEKLSGEFDYENGRVALRRLAAEHGPNTRMTAPRGSCEVDASGGWHLRIENLHCGRLTLDRDLVQALPARLKKVLTEMQLSGPMSVRGQFDLGSGGRQGEPLRASWDLGVDLQQVRLAYGVPLENINGQLLLAGEFDGQQLHSRGELNLDSLTCKDFQFTELRGPLWIDDARLLLGGTVAPPPGQQPRTITMRCCGGSVQTDGWVSFGPGSQYNFDTVVVQAQLARAAQEVLAGRQKLSGDLSARANFHGQGSNSALLAGSGHVELRNADIYQLPAMVSLLKILSMRVPDTHAFSKSDIDFKLEGGHVYFDRLNFSGDAISLRGTGEMGLDKNLQLMFYTVVGRDQWRVPLVSEVLGGASQQLMAIYVEGPINHPEVHKQALPAVNEALQEIQNELQNMGAPAAATSAGNPPPNGRSAPLQRR
- a CDS encoding metal-dependent hydrolase; protein product: MYYIDPHIHMVSRVTDDYETLAKMGCVAVSEPAFWAGFDRGSVDGFRDYFRQLTEFERKRAGWYRIQHFTWLCINAKEAENVSLSREVIAMIPEFLDRPGVLGIGEIGLNKNTRNESIIFLEHLDLAARTNEQILIHTPHLEDKYQGTRMILDMLCDDRRLDHSRVLVDHVEEHTIRPVLEAGFWAGMTLYPVSKCTPQRAVDMIEIYGPERLLVNSAGDWGPSKPTAVPDFIMAMRMRGHPESLIRRIVYENPLEFFGQSRGFQFTPPELPEAAEL
- a CDS encoding nucleotide pyrophosphatase/phosphodiesterase family protein, with translation MRDQVVLLSIPGLRAQDIGAMPNLARLAASGEQAALAPSFPCVTCPVQAAMTTGSLANEHGVVANGFYWRDKVEIEMWTAWNECILKPQIWDQLHDHDASITSAVWFPLHSKGCGADYICTPAPIHNPDGSESLWCYTKPTELYGELRDTLGHFPLQHFWGPIANIKSSAWIVDSAIHAARAWRPDFFYIYLPHLDYAAQKNGPDSPEAAAAVAALDEVLGRLLTEFRKAYGLPEPLWLVASEYAIVPVDHVTYPNRVLRQAGLLTVDARDDGEHLDLTHSKAWAMVDHQFSHIFVRDRDPATIRQVAELFQGQEGVAEVLLAEGQASYGLNHERAGDVVLVSTPNSWQAYYYWLDDARAPAFARTVDIHRKPGYDPVELFFDKATLQAMAAMAAKAKEGGQESHSKPGQGQGAGPALSGAPSGPPAGKGGMRPAPGIPLDATLVRGSHGAPAREDAQRGVIVSSQPGVLIGRVLADTDVCDLVLRQFGV
- a CDS encoding tetratricopeptide repeat protein, with the translated sequence MKHGKQDSMPRAANVRLRALGPVKYAPSGARDLLLAVVMFGVVFAVYGGSLDAPFIFDDNATIVHNRSIERLWPLLRTAGRNGPLNPSAETPVHGRPAVNLSLAVNYWFGKLNPRGYRLINIGLHAMSAILLWLIVRRTLQLDFFQDKFAHLTGSLSFACAVMWALHPLNTESVVYVTQRTELMMGFFYLATIYSCLRYWEAELLVKRRTWMMAAVAADLLGMLSKESMATAPLMVLLYDRTFIRGSIWRAWRESWPLYVGLTLTWIVPVVLNLSGSRTPMVGFGLGVSAWEWWLTQAKVLFIYLKLAIWPWPLLIHYEMPYLQTISQAWPWVVGAALQAAVTMLLLWRRFAVGFASAWLLVALSPTIVIPLVSSVAAERRMYVPLMAIVCVAVAGGYILLAPCLMFLSSRRQGPSTWRVGNVTVAAALSVATFFGLVSVRRLAMYGDELTLWLDAEKYEPDSLMVQTSIGTALDNAGRHEEALARFEKLTREHPDEFLPHYNLARLLESAHRLPEAQEHAASVVRLRPDFGGGHYSLGRLLERAGETQRAQQEYEEALRRYPDFPMAHYALGCLLEKEGDTPAAQLHFEEAISLYPQFPSAHRSLALLLSRNSQVQQAIPHFEQVLRLARSADAYANLARAYADAQRPTEAIATAQAAVDSARLGGRIDEAQRIQQWLTTYRQALAAAQGKAVKVSGAGQSQPSTGSATP